CCGCTGCTGATCGTCGCCGGGATCGTCGGCCGGTTACCGGGTGGCATCGCCCCGTTGGCGTTGCTCCTGTTCCTCGCCGATCGAACCGGCTCGTACGGAGTGGGTGGGGTCGCGGTCGGCGTTTACGGACTGACCACCGCAGCCGTCGCCCCACTGCTGGGGCGGCTCGCCGACCGGCGTGGCTTCACCGCGGTCCTGGTCGGCACCGGCCTGGGGTACCCGCTGGCCGTCGGCATTCTGGTCTTCACCGCGCTGGCCGAGGTCCCGGTCGTTCTGATGTTCCTCGCGGCGGCCTTGGCCGGCGCGCTGGTTCCGCTGCTCAGCTCCTCGCTGCGCGCGATCTGGACCGACCTGACCGCCTCGGCGGACTCAGATGGCTCCGCCAGCGGTGACTCGACGCGCCAGACCGCGTTCGCGTTGGACGCGATCGCGCTGGAGGTCGTCTGGATGACCGGTCCGGTGCTCGTGGCGGCTGCGGTGGCCACGACGTCGGCGACCTGGGGTCCGGTGATCGCCCTCGCCGGCGCCGGGGTGGCCGCGCTGGTCGGTTCGCTGGCCGTCGCCGCCAGTCGGCCGAGTCGGCGCTGGCGTCCGCGCCCGGTCTCGTCGGGCACGGTCCGGCGCAACCCGCTGCGGGCCCGAGGCATGGCTCCCGCGCTGGTCGCGGCGTTCGCTCTGCTGTTCGGCACCGGTGCGATCGAGGCCGCGATCGCAGGCTTCGCCGACGGGCAGGGAAGGCCCGCGCTCTCAGGCGTCCTGCTGTCGGTCTGGAGCGTCGGGAGCGCGATCGGTGGCCTCTGGTTCGGCGCCCAGCGGTTCGCGGTGCCGATCGTCCGCCAGTACCGGTGGACGCTGGCCGCCTGCGCCCTCGGCTTCGCGCCGCTGGCGTTCCTGGGCAACGCCTGGCTGATCGGCGTCGTGCTGTTCCTCGGTGGTACTGCGTTCGCGCCGGCGATCACCGTCCAGAACTCGCTCGTCGCCGAGCTCGCCCCGCGCGGAACGCTCACCGAGTCGTTCACCTGGCTGACGACCGTCACCTACTCGGCCGTCGCCGCCGGGACCGCGGTCGGCGGCGTGCTCGTCGACCGGCCGGGTGGCGTCACCGCCGCCCTCCTCCTCGCCGCGGTGACCGCGGTAGCCGCGTGGGCGATCGTCGCGTGGCCCGGCACTGGATTGCAGGCGAACAAGCTTTCGGAGGTGTCGTCATGAGTGATCTCTCCTCGACCGGCGACCGGAGAGGCTTCAACGCAGGCTTCAGCCGGTACGCCGACGTCTGGCGGCTGCCCGGCGGTCGCACGCTGCTGATCGGCAGCGTCCTCGGGCGGCTCCCGATCGGGATGGCGCCGCTGCTGCTGGTCCTACTGGTCGAGGGTTCGACCGGGTCGTACACGGACGCCGGCATCGCGAGCGCCGCTTACGCGGTGGCGAACGCGATCGTCGGGCCGGTGCTCGGTCGTCTCGCCGACCGGTTCCACCCCGTCCCGGTGCTGCTGGGTACCGCGATCGCGTGGCCGATCGCCGCGGGCGGCGTACTGGCCGCGACCACTGCGGACGCGCCGGCCCCGGTGCTGTGGGCGACGTCCGCGCTGCTCGGTGCCTGCCTCCCGCCGCTTACCGCAACCGTGCGGAGCGTCTGGACGGAGCTGACGACCGGCCCGACGAGCGGGCTGCGGGAGTCCGCGCTGGCGCTGGAGACCACCGCGTTCGAGCTGGTGTTCGTGCTCGGGCCGATGGTCGTCGGTGCGCTGGCCGTGGTGACCGAGCCGACCGTCTCCCTCGT
This genomic window from Cryptosporangium minutisporangium contains:
- a CDS encoding MFS transporter, encoding MRRYVELWRLPSAPLLIVAGIVGRLPGGIAPLALLLFLADRTGSYGVGGVAVGVYGLTTAAVAPLLGRLADRRGFTAVLVGTGLGYPLAVGILVFTALAEVPVVLMFLAAALAGALVPLLSSSLRAIWTDLTASADSDGSASGDSTRQTAFALDAIALEVVWMTGPVLVAAAVATTSATWGPVIALAGAGVAALVGSLAVAASRPSRRWRPRPVSSGTVRRNPLRARGMAPALVAAFALLFGTGAIEAAIAGFADGQGRPALSGVLLSVWSVGSAIGGLWFGAQRFAVPIVRQYRWTLAACALGFAPLAFLGNAWLIGVVLFLGGTAFAPAITVQNSLVAELAPRGTLTESFTWLTTVTYSAVAAGTAVGGVLVDRPGGVTAALLLAAVTAVAAWAIVAWPGTGLQANKLSEVSS